The Streptomyces sp. TG1A-8 genome has a window encoding:
- a CDS encoding polyprenol monophosphomannose synthase, whose protein sequence is MNNDTDAARILVVVPTYNEADNITAVTSRLRSAVPHAHLLIADDNSPDGTGKIADELAEDDDHVHVLHRPGKQGLGAAYLAGFRWGMERGYDVLVEMDADGSHRPEELPRLLSVLDRGADLVLGSRWVPGGQAVDWPASRRWLSRGGSAYSRLLLRLPVRDVTGGFRAFRQHTLEGIGLEDVESQGYCFQVDLLRRTVERGFRVAEVPITFVERRHGASKMNRSIVTEALGRVTVWGLRSRLQPLTHLRRAR, encoded by the coding sequence ATGAACAACGACACCGATGCGGCCCGCATCCTGGTCGTCGTCCCCACGTACAACGAGGCGGACAACATCACCGCCGTGACCAGCAGGCTCCGCTCCGCCGTCCCCCACGCGCATCTGCTGATCGCCGACGACAACAGCCCGGACGGCACCGGAAAGATCGCCGACGAACTGGCGGAGGACGACGACCACGTCCACGTCCTGCACCGTCCCGGCAAGCAGGGCCTGGGCGCCGCCTACCTCGCCGGTTTCCGCTGGGGCATGGAACGCGGCTACGACGTGCTGGTCGAGATGGACGCCGACGGCTCCCACCGCCCCGAGGAACTGCCGCGCCTGCTCTCGGTGCTCGACAGGGGCGCCGACCTGGTTCTCGGCTCCCGCTGGGTGCCCGGGGGCCAGGCGGTCGACTGGCCCGCCTCCCGCAGGTGGCTCTCGCGGGGCGGCAGCGCCTACTCCCGCCTTCTGCTGCGGTTGCCGGTCCGCGATGTGACCGGCGGCTTCCGGGCGTTCCGGCAGCACACACTGGAGGGGATCGGCCTGGAGGACGTCGAGTCCCAGGGGTACTGCTTCCAGGTCGATCTGCTGCGCCGCACGGTCGAGCGGGGATTCCGGGTCGCCGAGGTGCCGATCACCTTCGTGGAGCGGCGGCACGGTGCCAGCAAAATGAACCGGTCCATCGTCACCGAGGCACTGGGGCGCGTCACCGTGTGGGGCCTGCGCTCACGGCTGCAACCGCTCACGCA
- a CDS encoding M48 family metalloprotease gives MNVLLLVPPLLLPFAVHGLAGRALDRLHPVAALRALTLTATVLAGASVSALGALVLTGLLALPLFAPLGELVHPLHTPPNALVLPVAAVATGVLTVSAWTLLRSALRQIRAYRTARRQAESSPAAGDLCVVDSPHPDAYALPGRPHRIVVTTGMLRTLAPAEREVLLAHERAHNAGGHYRFLLAAELAAHCHPGLPRVRDAVQLAAERAADEAAAAAVGDRRLTAQAIARAALATRAAPSTRPDFASAATTGPVPQRVAALLATPAERPRSASWIALLLAACAVVSACAATTGVVVFHHEVEVAQGEVPR, from the coding sequence ATGAACGTCCTGCTGCTGGTCCCCCCGTTGCTCCTGCCCTTCGCCGTCCACGGTCTCGCCGGGCGCGCGCTCGACCGTCTCCACCCCGTCGCCGCGCTCCGGGCGCTCACCCTCACCGCGACCGTGCTGGCCGGTGCCTCCGTGTCCGCACTGGGCGCACTGGTCCTGACCGGCCTGCTCGCCCTCCCGCTGTTCGCCCCGCTCGGCGAGCTCGTCCACCCGTTGCACACGCCGCCGAACGCCCTCGTCCTGCCCGTGGCCGCGGTGGCCACCGGCGTGCTCACGGTCAGCGCCTGGACGCTGCTGCGGTCGGCCCTGCGCCAGATCCGCGCCTACCGCACCGCCCGCAGGCAGGCCGAGAGCAGCCCCGCCGCGGGCGACCTGTGCGTCGTCGACTCGCCCCACCCGGACGCGTACGCCCTGCCGGGCCGGCCCCACCGCATCGTCGTCACCACCGGGATGCTGCGCACCCTCGCCCCCGCCGAGCGTGAGGTGCTCCTCGCCCACGAACGGGCGCACAACGCGGGCGGCCACTACCGCTTCCTGCTCGCCGCGGAACTGGCGGCCCACTGTCACCCAGGTTTGCCACGCGTCCGCGACGCCGTCCAGCTCGCCGCGGAGCGGGCGGCGGACGAGGCCGCGGCGGCCGCCGTCGGCGACCGCCGGCTGACCGCGCAGGCCATCGCGCGCGCCGCCCTCGCCACCCGAGCCGCACCGTCCACCCGCCCGGACTTCGCCTCCGCCGCGACCACCGGCCCCGTGCCCCAGCGGGTCGCGGCCCTCCTCGCGACCCCCGCGGAGCGCCCCCGCAGCGCCTCCTGGATCGCGCTGCTCCTCGCCGCCTGCGCGGTCGTCTCGGCCTGTGCCGCGACGACCGGCGTGGTCGTGTTCCACCACGAGGTGGAGGTCGCCCAGGGCGAGGTGCCGCGCTGA
- a CDS encoding BlaI/MecI/CopY family transcriptional regulator: MTEAKDERRPAGELEASVMAALWSADGPRTPGQMQTDLAVDLARTTVTTILTRLHDKGVVGRERQGRGYAYYPVEDAPGLTARRMHSELERDTDRETVLARFVARLSSGDERVLRELLESGER; this comes from the coding sequence ATGACCGAAGCGAAGGACGAACGCCGGCCGGCGGGCGAGCTCGAGGCCAGCGTCATGGCCGCGCTGTGGTCCGCCGACGGGCCGCGTACACCGGGCCAGATGCAGACCGACCTCGCCGTCGACCTGGCCCGCACCACCGTGACGACGATCCTGACCCGCCTGCACGACAAGGGCGTCGTCGGCCGCGAGCGGCAGGGCCGCGGCTACGCGTACTACCCCGTCGAGGACGCCCCCGGCCTCACCGCCCGCCGCATGCACAGCGAACTGGAGCGGGACACCGACCGCGAGACGGTCCTGGCCCGCTTCGTCGCCCGGCTCAGCTCCGGCGACGAGCGCGTACTGCGCGAACTCCTGGAATCGGGTGAGCGATGA
- a CDS encoding DedA family protein, which produces MTGLATVAAAAAPQLAVNVLSAQSLLSAFGVLGVGVVLFAETGLLIGFFLPGDSLLFTAGLLCTGTAPGGLRLSLAPLLAVAAVGALAGSQCGYLIGRKAGGALLARSRSARLQEGARRAEELLERYGHAKAIVLARFVPVVRTVLNPLAGALRVPIGTFTVWQAAGGLVWSLGLILAGYALGSSVPNVDRYLLPMVGVIVALSLVPLVAELYRSRRAAVGQKGAEG; this is translated from the coding sequence ATGACAGGGCTCGCGACCGTGGCCGCAGCTGCGGCGCCGCAGCTGGCAGTGAATGTCCTCAGTGCACAGTCCCTGCTGTCCGCCTTCGGCGTGCTGGGGGTCGGCGTGGTGCTGTTCGCCGAGACAGGGCTGCTGATCGGCTTCTTCCTGCCCGGCGACTCCCTGCTGTTCACAGCCGGTCTGCTGTGCACCGGGACGGCCCCCGGCGGGTTGCGGCTGTCCCTGGCACCGCTGCTGGCCGTCGCCGCCGTGGGTGCGCTGGCCGGTTCGCAGTGCGGCTACCTGATCGGGCGGAAGGCCGGCGGAGCGCTGCTCGCCCGCAGCCGCTCGGCCCGTCTCCAGGAAGGGGCCCGTCGCGCGGAGGAGCTGCTGGAGCGGTACGGGCACGCGAAGGCGATCGTGCTGGCCCGGTTCGTGCCGGTGGTGCGCACGGTACTCAATCCCCTCGCGGGCGCCCTGCGCGTACCCATAGGGACGTTCACCGTGTGGCAGGCGGCCGGCGGGCTCGTCTGGAGCCTGGGGCTCATCCTCGCCGGGTACGCCCTCGGCTCGTCCGTCCCCAACGTGGACCGCTATCTGCTCCCCATGGTCGGAGTGATCGTCGCCCTGTCGCTGGTTCCGCTCGTCGCCGAGCTGTACCGCTCCCGCCGGGCGGCCGTCGGGCAGAAGGGAGCCGAGGGGTGA
- a CDS encoding phosphatase PAP2 family protein — translation MMLAFDGARIDGSAYTDVVDLAHRSPAWLDGLVSAWSTYGLGLFAVLMVVGWWRARHAGARAAVVALAAPVTVVVAYAVNDALKLVVREDRPCQSLRVVTLEACPAPGDWSFPSNHAAIAAAAAVALLFVSRRLGTVAAVAAVVMAASRIWVGAHYPHDVVAGLAVGAVVAMLLTAAVRRRPDALARRLTATRLRPLLVAP, via the coding sequence GTGATGCTCGCCTTCGACGGGGCCAGGATCGACGGCTCCGCCTACACCGACGTGGTGGACCTCGCCCACCGCTCCCCGGCGTGGCTGGACGGCCTGGTGTCCGCCTGGTCGACGTACGGCCTGGGCCTGTTCGCCGTCCTCATGGTCGTGGGCTGGTGGCGGGCACGGCACGCGGGCGCCCGTGCGGCGGTGGTGGCACTGGCCGCGCCGGTGACCGTCGTCGTGGCGTACGCGGTGAACGACGCGCTGAAACTGGTGGTGCGCGAGGACCGGCCCTGTCAGAGCCTGCGGGTGGTGACGCTGGAGGCGTGTCCGGCGCCGGGGGACTGGTCGTTCCCCAGTAACCACGCGGCGATAGCCGCAGCGGCCGCCGTCGCGCTCCTCTTCGTCTCCCGTCGCCTCGGTACCGTCGCGGCGGTGGCCGCCGTGGTGATGGCCGCCTCCCGGATCTGGGTCGGCGCGCACTACCCGCACGACGTGGTGGCCGGTCTGGCGGTCGGGGCTGTCGTCGCGATGCTGCTGACAGCGGCGGTGCGCAGGCGTCCCGACGCGCTGGCGCGGCGGCTCACCGCGACACGGCTGAGGCCGCTGCTGGTGGCGCCGTGA
- a CDS encoding phosphatase PAP2 family protein, translated as MNRRDVADLAGCTGLGALTAFGVLLMVVVGGDGAVQFGDEDFHSWPLAHRPAVAVALAQGVTATGTGVVPYVLAALAGLVAARTLRGRLVTVALCAACLGAGQAVRYGVMELTARSRPPRVDWVTHASGWSFPSGYATTATLTAGPLVIAVLVRGPRGRTPLALAACCWGALVGLTRVYLGVHWFTDVLGGWLFGLGWLGLCLAATARWLPEQVLADTGQPAAEDAAAAGPPQEQPREQVKHHAPQDPGRRGRSRPA; from the coding sequence GTGAACCGCAGGGACGTCGCTGACCTGGCCGGCTGCACGGGACTGGGCGCTCTGACGGCGTTCGGTGTCCTGCTCATGGTCGTGGTCGGCGGCGACGGCGCCGTGCAGTTCGGCGACGAGGACTTCCACTCCTGGCCTCTAGCGCACCGCCCGGCCGTCGCAGTGGCACTGGCCCAGGGTGTCACCGCCACGGGGACGGGTGTGGTCCCGTACGTGCTGGCCGCCCTGGCGGGCCTCGTCGCCGCTCGGACGCTACGCGGCCGTCTGGTCACCGTCGCCCTCTGCGCGGCCTGTCTCGGGGCCGGGCAGGCCGTCCGGTACGGCGTGATGGAGCTGACAGCCCGGTCCCGCCCGCCACGGGTGGACTGGGTGACGCACGCCTCGGGATGGTCGTTCCCCTCCGGCTACGCGACGACCGCCACCCTCACCGCAGGTCCACTCGTTATCGCGGTGCTCGTGCGCGGCCCCCGCGGCAGAACCCCGCTCGCCCTCGCCGCCTGCTGCTGGGGCGCGCTGGTCGGCCTGACCCGCGTCTACCTCGGCGTGCACTGGTTCACCGACGTCCTCGGCGGCTGGCTGTTCGGCCTCGGCTGGCTGGGGCTGTGCCTCGCCGCCACGGCCAGGTGGCTGCCCGAGCAGGTCCTCGCCGATACGGGACAACCGGCAGCGGAGGACGCCGCCGCTGCCGGTCCGCCCCAGGAACAGCCACGAGAACAGGTGAAGCACCATGCGCCCCAAGATCCTGGTCGTCGAGGACGATCACGCCCTGCGTGA
- a CDS encoding response regulator transcription factor: MRPKILVVEDDHALRDVLLRGLRDEDFDAVPAQDGATALRLAGDGFAGAVLDVGLPDADGRDVCQAMRANGFLSPVIFLTAHHRLTDRFSKFSAGGDDYLPKPFHLAELAARLRAAVKRGGPRPAAAAGDLVLDAVRHRLTVRGTRVGLTPTEFRLLAALMAASGDIVSRRELIRAGWPEGAHVSDNTLDQYLTRLRRKLRDSGSALTVTTARGIGHCLS, translated from the coding sequence ATGCGCCCCAAGATCCTGGTCGTCGAGGACGATCACGCCCTGCGTGACGTGCTGCTGCGCGGCCTGCGCGACGAGGACTTCGACGCCGTGCCCGCGCAGGACGGCGCGACCGCCCTGCGCCTGGCCGGTGACGGCTTTGCCGGCGCCGTCCTCGATGTAGGGCTGCCCGACGCGGACGGGCGGGACGTCTGCCAGGCGATGAGGGCGAACGGATTCCTCTCGCCTGTCATCTTCCTGACTGCCCATCACCGGCTCACCGACCGGTTCAGCAAATTCTCCGCCGGCGGCGACGACTACCTGCCCAAACCCTTCCACTTGGCCGAACTCGCCGCGCGGCTGCGGGCCGCCGTCAAACGCGGCGGGCCTCGCCCGGCCGCCGCGGCCGGAGACCTGGTCCTGGACGCCGTCCGGCACCGCCTCACCGTGCGCGGCACCCGCGTCGGCCTGACCCCCACGGAGTTCCGTCTGCTGGCCGCGCTCATGGCCGCGTCCGGCGACATCGTCAGCCGCCGTGAGCTGATCAGAGCCGGCTGGCCCGAGGGGGCACACGTCAGTGACAACACCCTCGACCAGTACCTGACCCGGTTGCGCCGCAAGCTCCGGGACAGCGGCAGCGCGCTGACCGTCACGACCGCCCGCGGAATCGGCCACTGCCTGTCATGA
- a CDS encoding tRNA-binding protein: protein MTTMTAAESAANRDEQTMEKIDAGQFFGCELRVGRVIEVEDFPEARKPAYKVVVDFGPAGILHTSAQLTHYDHDSLRDRLVVGVVNLKPKRIAGFRSEFLLLGSFDAEGRAQLLVPAQGATPGDLVG, encoded by the coding sequence ATGACGACCATGACAGCCGCCGAGTCCGCAGCCAACCGGGACGAGCAGACCATGGAGAAGATCGACGCCGGACAGTTCTTCGGGTGCGAGTTGCGGGTGGGACGTGTGATCGAGGTCGAGGACTTCCCCGAAGCCAGGAAGCCCGCCTACAAGGTGGTCGTCGACTTCGGTCCGGCGGGTATCCTGCACACGAGCGCACAGCTCACCCACTACGACCACGATTCCTTGAGGGACCGGCTCGTCGTCGGCGTGGTCAACCTCAAGCCTAAGCGGATCGCGGGTTTCCGGAGCGAGTTCCTGCTGCTCGGGTCGTTCGACGCCGAGGGCCGGGCCCAGCTTCTCGTCCCGGCGCAAGGGGCAACGCCTGGAGATCTCGTAGGCTGA
- a CDS encoding barstar family protein, translated as MRTSGLGGEGQKYALTSDEDDRDFWGFAHEAEGLFTPLPGEGGARRVHLAGCLPQDGLLRCVDHVGSRRAVAGNAWFELLDGDGATTGSYFVNEVTVIDVKPSASGAGLVDLTVTLWCENALPGAERPWELIRTGHLNHTGMWHELAPEDRYAWLSVALWFREYQRQGKPDAPAGQVFILDGRHVVDRDTFYCAIGEAINGPGGYFGWNLDALDDCLRGGWGATTPFTLHWDSSAEARTRLAERVPVGDRELVLFNLLLEIFEVRGVSVILR; from the coding sequence ATGCGAACGTCGGGGCTGGGCGGCGAGGGGCAGAAGTACGCGCTGACCTCGGATGAGGACGACAGGGATTTCTGGGGCTTCGCTCACGAGGCAGAGGGGTTGTTCACGCCCCTGCCGGGTGAGGGGGGCGCGCGCCGAGTGCACCTCGCGGGTTGCCTCCCGCAGGATGGCCTACTGAGGTGCGTTGACCACGTCGGCAGTCGTCGTGCCGTGGCGGGGAACGCCTGGTTCGAGCTCCTCGACGGTGACGGTGCCACCACGGGGTCCTACTTCGTCAACGAGGTCACCGTCATCGACGTCAAGCCCTCCGCCAGCGGTGCCGGCCTCGTCGACCTCACGGTGACGCTCTGGTGCGAGAACGCCCTGCCCGGAGCGGAACGACCGTGGGAGCTGATCCGCACCGGTCACCTGAACCACACCGGAATGTGGCACGAACTCGCGCCCGAGGACCGATACGCGTGGCTGTCGGTGGCCCTGTGGTTCCGGGAGTACCAACGCCAGGGGAAGCCCGATGCACCTGCAGGCCAGGTGTTCATCTTGGACGGCCGACATGTCGTTGACCGGGACACCTTCTACTGCGCGATCGGTGAGGCCATCAACGGACCCGGTGGATACTTCGGCTGGAACCTGGACGCCCTGGACGACTGTCTGAGAGGCGGCTGGGGCGCGACCACTCCGTTCACCTTGCACTGGGACTCCTCGGCCGAGGCTCGGACACGGTTGGCAGAGCGTGTGCCCGTCGGCGATCGCGAGCTTGTGCTGTTCAACCTCCTACTGGAGATCTTCGAGGTACGAGGTGTGAGCGTCATCCTTCGGTGA
- a CDS encoding dienelactone hydrolase family protein codes for MTTVTTRTIEYAADGLTMIGHLALPAGVDRRPAVLVGPEGVGLSDVERRRADALAELGYVALAFDLHGGRYLGDPEEMLARCMPLLADPDRMRGIGHAALDLLRAEPRTDPDRIAAVGYGTGGAIALELGRDGVDLRAIATVNGLTTGRPGETARIHCPVWAGVGSEDPIMPPAQRDAFTAEMQAAGVDWRLVVYGGALHAFHHPPVDHIVLPGVGYHPQHAQRAWRDVVELLAECLPVTE; via the coding sequence ATGACGACAGTTACAACGCGCACGATCGAATACGCGGCCGACGGCCTGACGATGATTGGGCACCTCGCGCTCCCGGCCGGTGTCGACCGCCGGCCCGCGGTCCTGGTCGGGCCCGAGGGGGTGGGGCTCAGCGACGTCGAGCGCCGCCGGGCCGATGCGCTCGCCGAGCTGGGATACGTGGCGCTGGCCTTCGACCTCCACGGCGGGCGCTATTTGGGCGACCCTGAGGAGATGTTGGCCCGTTGCATGCCGCTGCTCGCCGACCCCGACCGGATGCGAGGCATCGGCCACGCGGCGCTCGACCTGCTCCGCGCCGAGCCGCGGACCGACCCGGACCGGATCGCCGCCGTCGGCTACGGCACCGGGGGCGCAATCGCGCTGGAACTCGGGCGCGACGGCGTCGACCTGCGCGCGATCGCGACAGTCAACGGACTGACCACGGGCCGACCGGGCGAGACGGCGCGCATTCACTGCCCGGTGTGGGCCGGGGTCGGGTCAGAAGACCCGATCATGCCGCCCGCGCAACGGGACGCGTTCACCGCCGAGATGCAGGCTGCGGGCGTCGACTGGCGCCTCGTGGTCTACGGCGGCGCCTTGCACGCCTTCCATCACCCACCGGTCGACCACATCGTGCTTCCCGGGGTCGGTTATCACCCTCAGCACGCGCAGCGAGCTTGGCGGGACGTCGTCGAGCTGCTCGCCGAGTGCCTGCCCGTAACGGAGTGA
- a CDS encoding RNB domain-containing ribonuclease, translating to MIDRKGSLDRDDAITVRRLPDGWELAVYVADVASGVGPGSTADREAFARRESAYGGFRGTAKMLPRAVEARLTLAEGRTCAALRVRITCDDGGTLLGVDVGRAQMRGALALDHRSVAGAATVRWPCMTFFRAGPRTRTAVWCGWQARSGMSPIRSSRSA from the coding sequence ATGATCGACCGCAAGGGCAGTCTCGACCGGGATGACGCCATCACCGTCCGCCGTCTGCCTGACGGCTGGGAGCTCGCCGTGTACGTCGCGGACGTCGCCTCCGGTGTCGGTCCCGGAAGCACCGCCGACCGGGAGGCATTCGCGCGCCGGGAGTCGGCGTACGGCGGGTTCCGCGGTACGGCCAAGATGCTGCCGCGTGCTGTCGAGGCGCGGCTCACTCTGGCGGAGGGCCGCACGTGCGCGGCTCTGCGGGTGCGCATCACCTGCGACGACGGCGGCACCTTGCTTGGAGTCGACGTCGGCCGGGCGCAGATGCGCGGCGCCCTCGCCCTGGACCATCGCTCGGTCGCCGGCGCAGCTACGGTGCGCTGGCCCTGTATGACCTTCTTCAGGGCTGGGCCACGGACGAGGACGGCCGTCTGGTGCGGGTGGCAGGCGCGGAGCGGAATGTCGCCTATCAGATCGTCCAGAAGTGCATGA
- a CDS encoding VOC family protein, producing MFTAITHSQIYVLDQDEALRFYVGTLGLEVAADVDMGFMRWLAVSVPDHPERQVLLERPGPPAMSAETAEQVRELVTKGAMGGWLILTTDDCRGTYEKLLARGVEFTEEPTERPYGIDCGLRDPFGNRLRFTQLKG from the coding sequence ATGTTCACCGCGATCACGCACTCCCAGATCTACGTCCTGGACCAGGACGAGGCCCTCCGCTTCTACGTCGGCACGCTCGGCCTGGAGGTCGCCGCCGACGTCGACATGGGCTTCATGCGCTGGCTGGCCGTCAGCGTCCCCGACCACCCCGAGCGGCAGGTCCTGCTGGAGCGGCCGGGCCCGCCGGCGATGTCGGCGGAGACCGCCGAGCAGGTCCGCGAGCTGGTCACCAAGGGCGCCATGGGCGGCTGGCTCATCCTCACCACCGACGACTGCCGGGGGACCTACGAGAAGCTGCTGGCGCGCGGCGTCGAGTTCACCGAGGAACCGACCGAGCGCCCGTACGGCATCGACTGCGGCCTACGCGACCCCTTCGGCAACCGCCTGCGCTTCACCCAGCTCAAGGGCTGA
- a CDS encoding helix-turn-helix domain-containing protein, with translation MSRATEETNRRLLRARDAMDRDYARPLDVPALARLAHVSPAHFSRTFRATFGETPHRYLQRRRVERAMFLLRETDRPVTDISFEVGFASPGTFSRTFRDIVGRSPRAYRREAVSAGVPTCFTMAWTRPSA, from the coding sequence GTGAGCCGCGCCACCGAGGAGACCAACCGCCGCCTGCTGCGGGCCCGGGACGCGATGGACCGCGACTACGCGCGCCCGCTGGACGTCCCGGCCCTGGCCCGGCTCGCGCACGTCTCCCCGGCGCACTTCTCCCGTACGTTCCGGGCGACGTTCGGCGAGACCCCGCACCGCTACCTCCAGCGCCGCCGGGTGGAGCGGGCGATGTTCCTGCTGCGCGAGACCGACCGCCCGGTGACGGACATCAGCTTCGAGGTGGGCTTCGCCAGCCCGGGCACCTTCAGCCGTACGTTCCGCGACATCGTCGGCCGCTCGCCCCGCGCGTACCGCCGGGAAGCGGTGTCCGCCGGCGTGCCCACGTGCTTCACGATGGCCTGGACCCGCCCGAGCGCCTGA